The DNA segment CGATCGCCGGAGCCAAATTGACATCATTTATTGTCACATTGACAGTATCCCCGGCGGTCTGGGCTGGTGAGCCGTTATCAGTCGCATAAAAGCGAATTGATGCCGAACCGGCGGAGAAATAATTGGCATGATAGCGGAAGATACCGATGCCGTTGCCGCTATCCACAAAATTGTAACCTATAAGCGAAGTCGCCACGGTCAGGCGGATAGTTCCACCTTCTGGATCGGTTGCGGTAACCAGCAACTGTAAAGAATCATTTTCATTAATTGTCGTATCATTAATCTGCGCGAGAATCGGCGGCTGATTTCCTGACTCATTGACCGTTATCGTAACCAGTTCGGAATCGGCCAGAACCCCGTCGGATGCGAAAAATACGACCTGATATGTTCCGGCTTGCGCAAAACTCGGATTGAAGGTGAAGGTCCCGGTGCCATCGCCGTTATCCGCAAAAGTGGCATTGGCCGGCAAAGTTCCGGTTCCCAGCGTCGGAGTGGTTCCGTCGGGATCGCTGGCAGTCACGGTCCTGACCAGCGACTGTCCCTCTATGGTCGTCATAGCGCGAATGCTGTCAAGAATCGGTGACTGGTTGCCGGCGTCGTTGACTGTGATAGCCACTATTTCCGAATCAATATCGATGCCGTCAGAGGCCCGGAAGGTTACGCTGTATGATCCGGCCTGGGTGAATCCGGGGGTCCAATCGAAGGTTCCGGTACCATTGCCGTTATCGACAAATGTGGCACCCGTCGGAAGCGCCGAAGTCGTAAGAGTCGGTGTCGTGCCGTCCGGATCGGTGGCCGTGACACCGAAATTCAAATTAACATTTTCTGTCGTTGATTGAGCCCCGATCGACGCCAGTACCGGCGGCTGATTTGTGCCTGTCACCGTTATGACAACCACTTCCGAATCGACAAGAGAACCGTCGAAGGCCTTGAAAGTTACATCGTATATTCCTGCCTGAGTGAAGTCAGGCGTGAAATTGAATGTCCCGGTGCCGTCACCATTATCGAGGAAAGTGGCGTTAGTCGGTAAATTTGTCGCTGAAAGCGACGGTGTAGTCAGATCGGGATCCGAGGCCGTAACATTGAAATTAAGAGTGCCGCCTTCGGCGACCGTTCTTGCTCTTATGGAATCCAGAACCGGCGGCTGATTCCCGGCATCATTAACCGTGATGGTGACAATCTCCGAATCGAGAGCGATGCCGTCGGATGCATAGAAAGTCACATTATAACTTCCCGCCTGAGTGAAGGTCGGTGTCCAGTTGAAAGTCCCGTTGCCCCCGCCATTATCCACAAAAGTCGCCCCAGTCGGAAGCGTCGAAGTTGAAAGAGTAGGGGTGGTGCCGTCGGGGTCCGTGGCCGTCACGTTGAAATTCAAATTAACCGTTTCGGTTACAGTTTGAGGGCCAATGGCCGCGAGTACAGGCGGCTGATTCCCGGCATAAGTGAAGGCGCCCGTCAGAGTGGCATTCAAAGTGGAAGCAGTATTGGTGATTACCAGATCGGCCGCGCCGACCGTTCCGGCCGGCGTCACGCCATTTATTTGATATGGGGATACCACGGTCACGGAAGTAAGACTATTACCGGCCAATGTCGCCGACAGTCCTCTTATATCAAAACCGGATCCGCGAATCACAACAGCCGTTCCTCCCAGGTGCGTACCTGAACTGGGAGTAATGGAGGTTATAACCGGCGGGTCGATCGAGGCCGTAGATACCGTCAGGATAGCGGAATGAGGACCGAGATTTCCCGAACCGTCCTGGGCGATGAGCAGATACTGGTATGAGCCGCCCCCGCTGACAGTGGTGTCGACAAAAAAGCTGTCCGCTACTCCCGGCGCGGTCAGAAGACCGGCCGTATTATCCACCCGGAAAAATGAACCGGCGGAGGAAGCCGGGCGGCGATAGACATGATAGGTCATGCCGCTTACCCCTGTCCAACTCAAGACTACCGATGCTGATGAGACTATGCGGGCGGCCATTCCGACCGGCGCCGCCGGCCAGGCAATGGCCCCCAGGGTAATATCTTCCTGCTGAAAGGAATTGTTCGGTATCGTCTTCGCCAGGACCGCCCCCTCCCCATTCGTAATATTGAAGAAGCGATACATATAGGGGCTTCCCGGTGTTTTAGAAAGGAAATTTTGAAAATCATCAAACCAGTTGCCGGCATCATAACCGGCGCCGACCGATGATTCCAGACGAATTTCTTCGTCGGTATTATCGGTGAAACCATAGAAACTGATTTCCCCATTCGCCGGAACGGTGGCATTGGAGTTATGCACCGCTCCGAAAATAGAACCCTGCGCCAGGGCTGTCGAGGTCTGCAGTAACAGCAGGAATCCCATCATACCGAATAAGGTTGCCAGCCGATTTAATTTGGTACGCACTGTGGCACCTCCATATATAGTCAAAAAGATATTATTCATACTCCTTCAGCCTCCCTTTTATCTCGGAAATATATCGTTTAAGGCGCTGTTGGCCTGATATGGCATTCCCGCTTTAACCGGGAAATTGGTCCCGAACCCGGCCGCAAAACGGGATTGATAACTCTGCGATGCGGCCACAAAGTGATTGAGAGTGTTGAAACTTCCCGGAAGATTGTTCAGAACATCTTGCGCTGTCAGAAAATCTGCGCTCCGCTCGAATGGTATCGAGAGGAAACTGTAATCGGTCGTGGCCGTCGTCACCAGCGGATAAGTTATTGCCCCGGGTGCGGGAATCCGGCCCGCCACCGAGAATGTGGTATTGGCCGCGGCATTCACCTGATAAACGCGGCCCGGTACGACCGCGAAATTGACGCCGAATCCGGCGGCAAAGCGCGATTCGAAACTCTGCGAGGTCGGCACATAATTATTGACCGTCCGGACATTGGTACTGCCGATGGCGGCAATCAATTCGACCGCATTGGTTATGCCGGTATTCTCGAAAGGAACGCAGACAAGATTGAAATTGGTTGTCGTTGTCGTAATAATTTGATAATCGTATTCGCCGACAAAGTTCGAAACCGTCGACCGGTTGCCATAGATATCATAGGATACCACGGTATAGAAATACTGATGCAGCGTATCGCCGACGACATTCGCACCGAAAATATTATTATCGGTAAAGGTCAGTATCGCCGAACTCGCTGCGCCGATGGAATCGGCCGCAACCGGCGTAAAGTAAGCGATAGTGTCACGATATATGATATAGCCGCCGATCTGGGTCGGAAGTCCCGTCGTATCAACCGCGATGGCCGACCAGTTCAGCACTATATTGTCGGCCAAAATCGATATTGCCAGATCCGCTATCGCTTGCGGCGCAGCGGCATTGATGGCGCTCACTTGAACCGTATCGGGAACCGAGAACAAGGTCCCGTCGGATACTATCAATTGGAAAGCATAAGTTCCCGGCATTGGCGGCACAAATGTCGGCTGGGCCGTCGTCGCGCCCGTTAAGGTCACCGCGGCCCCGCTCACCTGCGACCAGTCGTAGGTCACAGCCTGGAGATCGGGATCCGAGGACGCCGTTCCGTCAAGGGTAACCGTGGAATTCACAAATACTCCGCTCTGATCGGCTCCCGCATTCGCCACCGGAGGACGATTGGCATTGTTCACCGTTATGGCGACAATTTCGCTGTCAATATATTGGCCGTCCGAGGCATAAAAAGTCACACTGTAAGCTCCCGCTTGATCGTAGCTCGGTGTCCAGCTGAACGTTCCCGTGCCATTACCATTATCGGCAAATGTGGCTCCGGTCGGTAGAGTTGAAGTCGTCAGGGCCGGGTTCGTGCCATCGGGATCGGCCGCGGAAATCGCCAGATTCAAATTGCTGTTTTCATTAACCGTCTGAGCGCCGATGGCGGCCAGAATCGGAGGTAAATTGACATTGTTGACCGTAATCGACACCTGTTCGGAATCAATATCGACCCCGTCAGATGCATAGAAAGTGATATTATATGTTCCTGATTGAGCATATGTCGGGGTCCAATTGAAGGACCCGGCGCCGTTGCCGCTGTCGACAAATACCGCTCCGGCGGGGAGCGCCGAGGTTGTCAAAGTCGGGATAGTCCCGTCACCATCCGTGGCGGAAACGGCAAAGAGTAGATTCACATTCTCATCAACCGTCTGAGGGCCGACAGGAGCCAAAACCGGCGGCTGATTGACGTTGCCGACCGTTATCTGCACCACTTCCGAATCGACCGCGGCGGAATCGTCGGTGGCATAGAAGGTGACATCATAGACACCTGATTGTGCCAGGGTCGGAGTCCAGTTGAAAACCCCGGTGCCGTTCAAATTATCTGTGAAACCGGCTCCGGCCGGGAGTGTTGATGTTGTCAGCACCGGTATAGTACCATCTATATCAGTCGCCGAGATACCGAAATTCAGATTGTTCGCTTCCGCGACCGATTTTGAACCGATCGCCGCCAATACCGGCGGTGCATCGGCATTAAGAACTGTTATTATTACGATTTCACTGTCGCGCAGGGAACCGTCGAAGGCGAAGAATGTGACAATGTACGAAGCGGCCTGGGTATAATTCGGGGCCCAATTGAATGTTCCGGTGCCGTCATGATTATCGACAAATGAGGCCCCTCCCGGCAGCGATGATGTCGTCAAAGTCGGAATCGTGGCATCGGGATCCGAGGCGCTCACCGCAATATTGAGATTTCTATTTTCATAGACTGTCTGTGAGCCGATTGTCGCTAAAATCGGCGCCTGATTGCCCGCTTCGATAACCGTTATCGTCACTACCTCGCTGTCAATCAGAAGGCCGTCACTTGCGCTGAAAGTAATATTATATGTGCCGGCTTGAATGTATGACGGCGTCCAATTGAAGGTCCCGGTGCCGTTGCCGTTGTCGACAAATGACGCTCCGTTCGGCAGGGTTGAAGTTGACAGGGATGGTATGGTGGCGTCGGGATCAGTGGCCGAAACATTGAAATTGAGATTTGTCCCTTCAGTCGTTGAGCGCGCACCGATGGTTGCCAGAACTGGCGCCTGGTTCCCGGCGTCAATTACAGTAATAACTATCCCCTCGGAATCAATCGCAACCCCATCCGAGGCATAGAATGTCACATTATAGGTCCCGGCTTGTATGTAAGTCGGGGTCCAGTTGAATATTCCCGTGCCATTGCCGTTATCGACAAACGCCGCCCCCGTCGGAAGGGCCGAGGTGCTCAACGCCGGAATGGTCGAATCGGGATCGGTGGCCGATACCCCAAAGGTCAAATTCACATTTTCAGTCGTCGATCTGTTACCAACTGCGGCCAGAATCGGCGGCTGGTTACCGGCGTCATTGACCGTAATCGTCACAATCTCGGAATCGACCGCCAGGGAGTCATCGGTCGCTCGGAACGTAATATCGTATGATCCTGCCTGATTAAATAACGGCGTCCAGGCAAACGTACCGGTACCGTTGTGGTTGTCTACAAACGATGCACCATTGGGAAGCGCCCCGGTCGAAAGCGTCGGGATTCCTCCCTCGGCATCAGTGGCCGATATATTGAAATTAAGGCTGATTCCTTCCGTCGTGCTCCGCGGCCCGATTGCGGCCAGCACCGGCGGCTGATTGCCGGCATCTATGACCGTAATGACAATCGCTTCCGTATCG comes from the Candidatus Zixiibacteriota bacterium genome and includes:
- a CDS encoding Conserved repeat protein (fragment); this translates as MNNIFLTIYGGATVRTKLNRLATLFGMMGFLLLLQTSTALAQGSIFGAVHNSNATVPANGEISFYGFTDNTDEEIRLESSVGAGYDAGNWFDDFQNFLSKTPGSPYMYRFFNITNGEGAVLAKTIPNNSFQQEDITLGAIAWPAAPVGMAARIVSSASVVLSWTGVSGMTYHVYRRPASSAGSFFRVDNTAGLLTAPGVADSFFVDTTVSGGGSYQYLLIAQDGSGNLGPHSAILTVSTASIDPPVITSITPSSGTHLGGTAVVIRGSGFDIRGLSATLAGNSLTSVTVVSPYQINGVTPAGTVGAADLVITNTASTLNATLTGAFTYAGNQPPVLAAIGPQTVTETVNLNFNVTATDPDGTTPTLSTSTLPTGATFVDNGGGNGTFNWTPTFTQAGSYNVTFYASDGIALDSEIVTITVNDAGNQPPVLDSIRARTVAEGGTLNFNVTASDPDLTTPSLSATNLPTNATFLDNGDGTGTFNFTPDFTQAGIYDVTFKAFDGSLVDSEVVVITVTGTNQPPVLASIGAQSTTENVNLNFGVTATDPDGTTPTLTTSALPTGATFVDNGNGTGTFDWTPGFTQAGSYSVTFRASDGIDIDSEIVAITVNDAGNQSPILDSIRAMTTIEGQSLVRTVTASDPDGTTPTLGTGTLPANATFADNGDGTGTFTFNPSFAQAGTYQVVFFASDGVLADSELVTITVNESGNQPPILAQINDTTINENDSLQLLVTATDPEGGTIRLTVATSLIGYNFVDSGNGIGIFRYHANYFSAGSASIRFYATDNGSPAQTAGDTVNVTINDVNLAPAIDSLGPFGARTGRLLSFRIHASDSTDPITTHHLTMTATGLPATAIFIDSGNGSASFSFTPTSADVGTFSVTFFASDEGAPPLSGQRTVSITVVAQNNPPVFSAIPPYGEVMEGDTLILLVRASDPDGQPITLRCNKQPLNSTFVDSGNGSGVLTFTPSYVQAGLASAQFEASDGIDTKRSNPVIIQIYEAGNQVPVITPVPTQTITEGQAFTLDITATDPDQSPVTLTAANLPTNATFTDKGNGIGTLAFNPSYVQNGTYDILIIASDGVLVDTVTVTIVVNEAGNQAPQFTTTFTDTSTTELRLLRFTVAATDPDLNTPRMTALNMPTGATLTDNNNGTGLFSWTPTNMDSGHYVVTFYAIDSLDAALYDSLLMNIVVRDTNLPPEMRALPTSFQKLSGYEGDTLHFTFFAYDPDLEIPIVVVDTPTYHLYPNMDTSSIVRNDTLFYTCRFIPDYTQGGTPIDKNYYMWWRAFDRRTPTVPTDVTISTTFKVTNKDQAPIITASIPSATITEGEAISFQVIAYDPDSSIYRPTIWVDTPTSPAGATFSGIIDVKAFQWTPNFTQAGTYNVRFFAMYNLLRDTVVVPITVLDAGNHAPTFTTALPATQSVVALQYFRNLIRATDLDMDNMTITADPIYPFATFTDSGNGSAVYALTPPNLIDSVYPVTFIVSDPQGAADTLTTSYIIVAFLRGDANSDGKLDASDMMFLINFLYKGGRTPASFDAADVNFDQALNIKDAAYLVNYFYKQGPPPPSR
- a CDS encoding Conserved repeat protein (fragment); protein product: MTFRATDGVATDSETIVISVIDAGNQPPVLATIGSKSTTEGINLTFNISATDADGTTPSFSTSTLPIGAVFTDNGDGTGTFNWTPGYTQSGSYNVTFRATDGTATDSEIVVITVFDTGNQAPVLAAIGDRLTTEGVNLNFGVSATDPDGTIPILTTGTLPTGATFTDNHNGTGTFNWTPGFTQAGSYNVTFRATDGVAADSETIVITVNDSGNQPPVLATIGPRSTTEGVNLNFNISATDPDATTPSFSTSTLPTGATFIDNGNGTGTFNWTPTYVQAGSYDVTFRASDGSLLDSEIVTITVNDAGNQPPILATIGSKSTTEGINLTFNVSATDPDGTTPSFSTGILPTGAVFTDNGDGTGTFNWTPSFTQSGAYSVVFRASDGSLVDSEIVSINVLEAGNRAPVIAAVGPQSTTEGINLGFTVTATDPDGTIPALSNSTLPRGASFVDNGNGTGSFSWTPDYIQSGSYNISFFATDGVLRDTEAIVITVIDAGNQPPVLAAIGPRSTTEGISLNFNISATDAEGGIPTLSTGALPNGASFVDNHNGTGTFAWTPLFNQAGSYDITFRATDDSLAVDSEIVTITVNDAGNQPPILAAVGNRSTTENVNLTFGVSATDPDSTIPALSTSALPTGAAFVDNGNGTGIFNWTPTYIQAGTYNVTFYASDGVAIDSEGIVITVIDAGNQAPVLATIGARSTTEGTNLNFNVSATDPDATIPSLSTSTLPNGASFVDNGNGTGTFNWTPSYIQAGTYNITFSASDGLLIDSEVVTITVIEAGNQAPILATIGSQTVYENRNLNIAVSASDPDATIPTLTTSSLPGGASFVDNHDGTGTFNWAPNYTQAASYIVTFFAFDGSLRDSEIVIITVLNADAPPVLAAIGSKSVAEANNLNFGISATDIDGTIPVLTTSTLPAGAGFTDNLNGTGVFNWTPTLAQSGVYDVTFYATDDSAAVDSEVVQITVGNVNQPPVLAPVGPQTVDENVNLLFAVSATDGDGTIPTLTTSALPAGAVFVDSGNGAGSFNWTPTYAQSGTYNITFYASDGVDIDSEQVSITVNNVNLPPILAAIGAQTVNENSNLNLAISAADPDGTNPALTTSTLPTGATFADNGNGTGTFSWTPSYDQAGAYSVTFYASDGQYIDSEIVAITVNNANRPPVANAGADQSGVFVNSTVTLDGTASSDPDLQAVTYDWSQVSGAAVTLTGATTAQPTFVPPMPGTYAFQLIVSDGTLFSVPDTVQVSAINAAAPQAIADLAISILADNIVLNWSAIAVDTTGLPTQIGGYIIYRDTIAYFTPVAADSIGAASSAILTFTDNNIFGANVVGDTLHQYFYTVVSYDIYGNRSTVSNFVGEYDYQIITTTTTNFNLVCVPFENTGITNAVELIAAIGSTNVRTVNNYVPTSQSFESRFAAGFGVNFAVVPGRVYQVNAAANTTFSVAGRIPAPGAITYPLVTTATTDYSFLSIPFERSADFLTAQDVLNNLPGSFNTLNHFVAASQSYQSRFAAGFGTNFPVKAGMPYQANSALNDIFPR